One genomic window of Micromonospora sp. WMMD1128 includes the following:
- a CDS encoding glycosyltransferase, producing MAHPGRIVVVSADIGAGHDRAADELAERLRGRGFEVDRLNLLHLLPAPVHRVVRETYRGVLNRFPWGYHLLFRLTSRSRTSVRAIRLLTRPFRARIRRRIPPDTRAVVTTYPFANQILGPLRRRGWLGVPVLTYVTDLVVHPTWLAPGVDVYCTVRHAELRHDCGGDVAVVHPLVSRAFAGAGGLDRWQARQRFGLPADGVFALIVAGSWGAGEVAATTAEVESTGVRPVVVCGRNRALRRRLSGAGRHVLGWVDDMPSLMRAVDVVVENAGGLTCQEALAAGVPVVTYRPIPGHGRANAAILARSGLTRWASTPEQLGPVLAAVVGAGRPAPTRGGPTPEDPAGARGGATPEDPAGARGGATPEDPAGLVAEAARSAAPAGPADRGRRPLLDPVGDAVAVVAALLQSSGGLR from the coding sequence GCGGCTGCGCGGCCGGGGCTTCGAGGTGGACCGGCTGAACCTCCTCCACCTCCTGCCCGCCCCGGTGCACCGCGTGGTGCGCGAAACCTACCGGGGGGTGCTGAACAGGTTCCCCTGGGGCTACCACCTGCTCTTCCGGCTCACCAGCCGGTCCCGTACCTCGGTGCGGGCCATCCGATTGCTGACACGCCCGTTCCGGGCCCGGATCCGCCGCCGCATCCCCCCGGACACGAGGGCGGTGGTGACCACCTACCCGTTCGCCAACCAGATCCTCGGGCCGCTGCGGCGTCGCGGGTGGCTCGGCGTCCCGGTCCTCACCTACGTGACCGATCTGGTGGTGCATCCGACCTGGCTCGCACCGGGAGTCGACGTGTACTGCACGGTGCGCCACGCCGAGCTGCGACACGACTGCGGGGGTGACGTCGCGGTGGTCCACCCGTTGGTGTCGAGGGCGTTCGCCGGCGCGGGCGGCCTCGACCGGTGGCAGGCCCGACAGCGCTTCGGCCTGCCGGCGGACGGCGTGTTCGCCCTGATCGTGGCCGGCTCGTGGGGCGCCGGCGAGGTGGCGGCCACGACCGCGGAGGTCGAATCGACCGGGGTCCGGCCGGTGGTGGTCTGCGGACGGAACCGGGCGCTGCGCCGGCGCCTGAGCGGCGCCGGTCGACACGTGCTGGGGTGGGTGGACGACATGCCGTCGCTGATGCGGGCCGTCGACGTGGTGGTGGAGAACGCCGGCGGGCTCACCTGCCAGGAGGCGCTCGCGGCCGGCGTACCGGTGGTCACCTACCGTCCCATTCCCGGGCACGGCCGGGCGAACGCCGCGATCCTGGCCCGCTCCGGCCTCACGCGCTGGGCCAGCACGCCCGAACAGCTCGGACCGGTGCTCGCGGCGGTGGTCGGCGCCGGCCGGCCCGCCCCGACGCGCGGCGGCCCGACGCCCGAGGATCCGGCGGGAGCGCGCGGCGGCGCGACGCCCGAGGATCCGGCGGGAGCGCGCGGCGGCGCGACGCCCGAGGATCCGGCGGGGTTGGTCGCCGAGGCCGCCCGGTCGGCCGCCCCCGCCGGACCGGCCGACCGGGGGCGACGGCCGTTGCTCGACCCGGTCGGTGACGCGGTGGCCGTCGTCGCCGCGCTGCTCCAGTCCTCGGGCGGCCTGCGGTGA
- a CDS encoding polysaccharide deacetylase family protein, whose translation MRAATLARAAAVALPVVQAAPAVTALPALRRRLLPGLHGLGSPDRVALTFDDGPDPESTPYFLDMLAEHRVRATFFVLGVMLRRRPDLGRRLVAAGHDVALHGWRHDNLLRRGPIGTVRDLTRAYDLVADVTGRPPAFLRPPYGVLTGATLVAARRLRLRPVLWSCWGRDWTATATADTVSRRVLAGLHGGGTVLLHDSSCAAAPGAWRAALAALPGLLAECRRRGWRVGPLATHRLVAR comes from the coding sequence GTGAGGGCCGCCACCCTCGCCCGGGCCGCGGCGGTGGCGCTGCCGGTGGTCCAGGCGGCGCCGGCGGTGACCGCGCTGCCGGCCCTGCGCCGGCGGCTGCTGCCCGGCCTGCACGGCCTCGGATCGCCCGATCGGGTCGCGCTGACCTTCGACGACGGCCCGGACCCGGAGTCGACGCCGTACTTCCTGGACATGCTCGCGGAGCACCGCGTCCGGGCCACGTTCTTCGTGCTCGGCGTGATGCTGCGCCGCCGGCCGGACCTGGGCCGCCGGCTGGTCGCCGCCGGCCACGATGTGGCCCTGCACGGGTGGAGGCACGACAATCTGCTGCGGCGCGGGCCGATCGGCACCGTCCGTGACCTGACCCGGGCGTACGACCTGGTCGCCGACGTGACCGGCCGGCCGCCGGCGTTCCTGCGCCCGCCGTACGGGGTACTCACCGGCGCGACGCTGGTGGCCGCCCGCCGGCTGCGTCTGCGTCCGGTGCTGTGGAGCTGCTGGGGGCGGGACTGGACCGCTACGGCGACCGCCGACACCGTCTCGCGCCGCGTGCTGGCCGGGCTGCACGGCGGCGGCACGGTCCTGCTGCACGACTCCTCCTGCGCCGCCGCTCCGGGCGCCTGGCGGGCCGCGCTCGCCGCCCTGCCCGGCCTGCTCGCGGAGTGCCGCCGGCGCGGGTGGCGCGTCGGGCCGCTCGCCACCCACCGGCTCGTCGCGCGCTGA
- a CDS encoding serine hydrolase, which translates to MRTWGPSVALAAALLLPLSTPVTPAVAARAAAPARRLPGGAPPCPNVPAPATRPPQAPPSPDPAARSVGGAALDTAGLVVPPVATAPPPVTAISWLVADLDTGAVLGGCGPHEYAAPASVQKLLLAATMLPRLDPNREVTMTAGDLAIEPGSSAVGLAEGGHYRIETIWLGLLLKSGNEAANALARLGGGPDGLAGGIRAMNAEAHRLGARQTHAVTPSGLDGPGQFTSAYDLALIARACFADPAFRRYTATRTAQVPAQPALRERAFQIQNDNMLLDHYPGAIGGKTGFTDVARHTYVGAAERGGRRLVVTLLGAEIPTQRGWQQGAALLDWGFGLPRDAAVGRLVEPGELDRSAAPPAGAASALAGHADLGGGAAAPAKRPGTGLSIAVGAVLVAGGVVLLARRRRHAAAVASTGTVLRGAKIPEGD; encoded by the coding sequence ATGAGGACCTGGGGACCGTCCGTGGCGCTGGCCGCCGCCCTGCTCCTGCCCCTGTCGACGCCGGTGACGCCCGCCGTGGCGGCGCGGGCCGCCGCGCCGGCCCGCCGGCTGCCCGGCGGGGCGCCGCCGTGCCCGAACGTGCCGGCCCCGGCGACCCGCCCGCCGCAGGCCCCGCCGTCGCCCGATCCGGCCGCCCGATCGGTCGGCGGCGCCGCGCTGGACACCGCCGGTCTCGTCGTCCCGCCGGTGGCGACCGCGCCGCCGCCGGTGACCGCGATCTCGTGGCTGGTGGCGGACCTGGACACCGGTGCGGTGCTCGGCGGCTGTGGCCCGCACGAGTACGCGGCCCCGGCCAGCGTGCAGAAGCTGCTGCTGGCCGCCACCATGCTGCCCCGGCTGGACCCGAACCGGGAGGTCACCATGACCGCCGGGGACCTGGCGATCGAGCCGGGCAGCTCCGCGGTCGGGCTGGCCGAGGGCGGGCACTACCGGATCGAGACGATCTGGCTGGGCCTGCTGCTGAAGTCGGGCAACGAGGCGGCCAACGCGCTGGCCCGGCTCGGCGGCGGCCCGGACGGGCTGGCCGGGGGGATCCGGGCGATGAACGCCGAGGCCCACCGGCTCGGCGCCCGGCAGACGCACGCGGTCACCCCGTCCGGCCTGGACGGTCCCGGGCAGTTCACAAGCGCGTACGACCTGGCGTTGATCGCCCGCGCGTGCTTCGCCGATCCGGCGTTCCGCCGCTACACCGCCACCCGCACCGCGCAGGTGCCCGCCCAGCCGGCGCTGCGGGAGCGGGCCTTCCAGATCCAGAACGACAACATGCTGCTGGACCACTACCCGGGCGCGATCGGCGGCAAGACCGGCTTCACCGACGTGGCCCGGCACACGTACGTCGGCGCGGCGGAGCGCGGTGGGCGCCGGCTGGTGGTGACGCTGCTCGGCGCGGAGATCCCCACCCAACGCGGGTGGCAGCAGGGCGCGGCGCTGCTGGACTGGGGGTTCGGGCTGCCCCGGGACGCGGCGGTCGGGCGGCTGGTGGAACCCGGTGAGCTGGACCGGTCCGCGGCGCCCCCGGCCGGGGCGGCGTCGGCCCTGGCCGGGCACGCCGACCTGGGTGGCGGCGCGGCGGCCCCCGCCAAGCGGCCGGGCACGGGCCTGTCGATCGCGGTGGGCGCGGTGCTGGTGGCCGGGGGAGTGGTGCTGTTGGCGCGCCGTCGCCGGCACGCCGCGGCGGTGGCGTCGACAGGCACCGTCCTGCGGGGGGCGAAAATTCCGGAAGGTGACTGA
- a CDS encoding substrate-binding domain-containing protein: MSGDDERRVTITAIAREAGVSVPTVSRVLNGRSDVAPDTRERVEELLRHHGYRRRGSRTVRRADLVDLVFNDLDSPWAVEIIRGVEDVGHAAGVGVVVSAVHRESSSTRQWLHNLRARASDGVIVVTSHLSPAVQAQLRRLNVPVVVVDPDAGVAGTDVPAIGATNWTGGLSATEHLLKLGHQRIGFVAGPPHLLCSRARLDGYRAALAAAGVPADDRLVHPGDFYHAAGYTAGSALLDLDDPPTAIFAASDQMAFGVYEAVRRRGLRVADDVSVVGFDDLPEARWASPPLTTVRQPLVEMGRLAARTVLRLAQGEEIESPRIELATELVVRDSTAGPTGG, encoded by the coding sequence GTGAGCGGGGACGACGAGCGCAGGGTGACCATCACCGCGATCGCACGGGAGGCGGGCGTCTCCGTGCCTACCGTGTCGCGGGTCCTCAACGGGCGGTCCGACGTCGCCCCGGACACCCGGGAACGGGTCGAGGAGCTGCTGCGGCACCACGGCTACCGGCGTCGGGGCAGCCGCACGGTGCGCCGGGCGGACCTGGTCGACCTCGTCTTCAACGACCTGGACAGCCCCTGGGCGGTGGAGATCATCCGTGGGGTGGAGGACGTCGGCCATGCCGCCGGGGTGGGTGTGGTCGTCTCGGCCGTCCACCGCGAGTCCAGCTCGACCCGGCAGTGGCTGCACAACCTGCGCGCCCGCGCCTCCGACGGCGTGATCGTGGTGACCTCGCACCTGAGTCCGGCGGTGCAGGCGCAACTGCGCCGGCTCAACGTGCCGGTGGTGGTGGTCGACCCGGACGCCGGGGTGGCCGGGACGGACGTGCCGGCGATCGGCGCCACCAACTGGACCGGCGGCCTGTCCGCCACCGAGCACCTGCTGAAGCTGGGGCACCAGCGGATCGGCTTCGTCGCCGGCCCGCCGCACCTGCTGTGCAGCCGGGCCCGGCTGGACGGCTACCGGGCCGCGCTGGCCGCCGCCGGCGTGCCGGCCGACGACCGGCTGGTCCACCCCGGCGACTTCTACCACGCCGCCGGCTACACGGCCGGCAGCGCGCTGCTCGACCTCGACGACCCGCCCACCGCCATCTTCGCGGCAAGCGACCAGATGGCGTTCGGGGTCTACGAGGCGGTACGCCGGCGCGGCCTGCGGGTCGCGGACGACGTCTCCGTGGTCGGCTTCGACGACCTGCCGGAGGCCCGGTGGGCCTCGCCGCCGCTGACCACGGTGCGCCAGCCGCTCGTGGAGATGGGGCGGCTCGCCGCCCGTACCGTGTTGCGCCTGGCGCAGGGCGAGGAGATCGAGTCGCCTCGGATCGAGTTGGCCACCGAGTTGGTGGTGCGGGACAGCACCGCGGGCCCGACCGGCGGCTAG